One genomic region from Streptomyces sp. NBC_00582 encodes:
- a CDS encoding tetratricopeptide repeat protein, translating into MSEIRDFDALRRAMAENGEQPEGPARNARAERLLAEAEKLNIPLAVIEALGHQLKVYNYSSEKDKMFVPFARLLRMWDERPGDFDDYETHALHWVFKWMSAGMLDQPHVPLASVEKWLGEMEHRYRLAGHSERAVRSAEFSVAAHVGDVPRAERAFAAWLAADRDAMADCHACELHRQGWWQAERGRDEEALALWAPVLEGEYACAHEPHTVLASSLVPLLRLGRLEEARAHHLRGLRLVRPMESMRGAYADHVEFCALTGNEARGLELLAERPSYFTDDGHPRSKLEFLSVVVLLTERLAGLGLGGQRVPGPAGREWTAGELAAHARAEALALAARFDERNGTEYVSGRARARMEQRPLAERLPLGVRAVRPAAVSAPAPAVAPEAAEAAEPELPELIAEARRLSDTLRPEAVEAWAAVARAAEGADGVAGGELDARDRAEIAEHEAIALGPQGAETFERAAELYAEADDPGEALAARARGAYVRALAGDDVGKALAAVAGPYDDVLALYAEGGTQVRQAAGVLMARARILMRRVHEADGPMAETVLGEAEAAVRELLALVEGRTGDDVRLTARVAEGQAMLGELATHAGDVEAGARLFARAAAEFTGAGLPWFACEYEARLAGLAHHLGDMAEAERALRAALEHGGSALEPVGRAQLHLQLAEVVGERGQAAEAAEHALEAAHWADEAGEGPTFGAWARHQLGGYLVRLGRWAEAAEVLESALADLRAETHGDGAVVQTQWWLGDCLSELGEHRDAAERRLQAAEIARHWPEQHDHATLAHLAAESLGQAGLHEEADRAYARAGELWRALGNVHGLVRSLRARAWLALRTEDGTAGARALMAGAVEECVDALAVTEEDEEARLRLVAELGHTHRQFGDLLARSAAEDADDDSIREALEEALSQMAEAVAVFVALDGDAVHARTGAELAAGWLETDLGRPVEAAARARAVLRAYADADDEEDDGTAEGRRAEAEQLLQVALEQPDESGA; encoded by the coding sequence ATGAGTGAGATCAGGGACTTCGACGCGCTGCGCCGGGCGATGGCGGAGAACGGCGAGCAGCCCGAGGGGCCGGCCCGCAACGCGCGCGCGGAGCGGCTGCTGGCGGAGGCCGAGAAGCTGAACATCCCGCTGGCGGTGATCGAGGCGCTCGGGCACCAGCTGAAGGTCTACAACTACAGCTCCGAGAAGGACAAGATGTTCGTCCCGTTCGCGCGGCTGCTGCGCATGTGGGACGAGCGGCCCGGGGACTTCGACGACTACGAGACGCACGCGCTGCACTGGGTCTTCAAGTGGATGTCGGCCGGCATGCTCGACCAGCCGCACGTCCCGCTGGCGTCGGTGGAGAAGTGGCTGGGCGAGATGGAGCACCGCTACCGGCTCGCCGGGCACTCGGAGCGCGCGGTGCGCAGCGCCGAGTTCAGTGTGGCCGCGCATGTGGGGGACGTCCCGCGCGCGGAGCGGGCGTTCGCCGCCTGGCTGGCGGCGGACCGGGACGCGATGGCCGACTGTCACGCGTGCGAGCTGCACCGGCAGGGCTGGTGGCAGGCGGAGCGGGGCCGGGACGAGGAGGCGCTCGCGCTGTGGGCACCGGTCCTTGAGGGTGAGTACGCGTGTGCGCACGAGCCGCACACGGTGCTCGCCTCGTCGCTGGTGCCGCTGCTGAGGCTGGGGCGGCTGGAGGAGGCGCGCGCCCACCATCTGCGGGGCCTGCGGCTCGTACGGCCGATGGAGAGCATGCGGGGCGCGTACGCCGACCATGTCGAGTTCTGCGCGCTGACCGGCAACGAGGCGCGGGGTCTTGAGCTGCTCGCGGAGCGGCCGTCGTATTTCACGGACGACGGGCATCCGCGCAGCAAGCTGGAGTTCCTGAGTGTCGTGGTGCTGCTGACGGAGCGGCTGGCGGGGCTGGGTCTGGGCGGGCAGCGGGTGCCCGGTCCGGCCGGGCGGGAGTGGACGGCCGGTGAACTGGCCGCCCACGCGCGCGCGGAGGCGCTGGCGCTGGCGGCGCGGTTCGACGAGCGCAACGGCACGGAGTACGTCAGCGGGCGGGCACGCGCGCGGATGGAGCAGCGTCCGTTGGCGGAGCGGCTGCCGCTGGGGGTGCGGGCGGTGCGGCCGGCCGCGGTGAGCGCGCCGGCGCCGGCCGTGGCGCCGGAGGCGGCGGAGGCGGCGGAGCCCGAGCTGCCGGAGCTGATCGCCGAGGCCCGGCGGCTGTCGGACACGCTGCGGCCGGAGGCGGTGGAGGCGTGGGCGGCGGTCGCGCGGGCCGCCGAGGGCGCCGACGGCGTGGCGGGTGGGGAGCTGGACGCGCGGGACCGTGCGGAGATCGCCGAGCACGAGGCGATCGCGCTGGGCCCGCAGGGTGCGGAAACGTTCGAGCGGGCCGCGGAGCTGTACGCGGAGGCGGACGACCCCGGGGAGGCGCTGGCGGCCCGGGCGCGGGGGGCGTACGTCCGCGCGCTCGCCGGGGACGACGTCGGCAAGGCGCTGGCGGCGGTGGCGGGCCCGTACGACGACGTGCTCGCGCTGTACGCCGAGGGCGGCACCCAGGTGCGGCAGGCGGCGGGTGTGCTGATGGCGCGGGCGCGGATCCTGATGCGGCGTGTCCACGAGGCGGACGGGCCGATGGCGGAGACGGTCCTCGGCGAGGCGGAGGCCGCCGTACGGGAGCTGCTCGCGCTCGTCGAGGGGCGCACCGGGGACGACGTACGGCTGACCGCGCGGGTCGCCGAGGGGCAGGCGATGCTCGGGGAACTCGCCACGCACGCGGGGGACGTCGAGGCGGGCGCGCGATTGTTCGCGCGGGCCGCGGCGGAGTTCACGGGGGCGGGGCTGCCGTGGTTCGCCTGTGAGTACGAGGCGCGGCTGGCCGGTCTCGCGCACCATCTGGGCGACATGGCGGAGGCGGAGCGGGCGCTGCGCGCGGCCCTGGAGCACGGCGGGTCCGCTCTGGAGCCGGTCGGGCGGGCCCAGCTGCATCTTCAGCTCGCCGAGGTCGTCGGGGAGCGGGGGCAGGCGGCGGAGGCGGCGGAACACGCCCTGGAGGCGGCGCACTGGGCCGACGAGGCGGGCGAGGGCCCGACGTTCGGTGCCTGGGCGCGGCACCAGCTCGGCGGGTACCTGGTCCGGCTGGGCCGCTGGGCGGAGGCGGCGGAGGTGCTGGAGTCGGCGCTGGCCGACCTGCGTGCCGAGACGCACGGGGACGGGGCGGTCGTCCAGACGCAGTGGTGGCTGGGTGACTGTCTGAGCGAGCTGGGCGAGCACCGTGACGCCGCCGAACGCCGGCTGCAGGCCGCCGAGATCGCCCGGCACTGGCCGGAGCAGCACGATCACGCGACCCTCGCCCATCTGGCCGCCGAGTCCCTCGGCCAGGCGGGACTGCACGAGGAGGCGGACCGGGCGTACGCGCGCGCGGGTGAGCTGTGGCGTGCCCTGGGCAATGTGCACGGGCTGGTGCGTTCGCTGCGGGCCCGGGCGTGGCTGGCGCTGCGCACCGAGGACGGGACGGCGGGGGCACGGGCGTTGATGGCCGGTGCGGTGGAGGAGTGCGTGGACGCGCTCGCCGTGACGGAGGAGGACGAGGAGGCGCGGCTGCGGCTGGTCGCCGAACTCGGCCACACCCACCGCCAGTTCGGGGATCTGCTGGCCCGCTCGGCGGCGGAGGACGCCGACGACGACTCGATCCGCGAGGCCCTGGAGGAGGCGTTGTCGCAGATGGCGGAGGCCGTCGCGGTGTTCGTCGCCCTGGACGGCGACGCGGTGCACGCCCGTACCGGCGCCGAGCTGGCCGCGGGCTGGCTGGAGACCGATCTGGGGCGGCCCGTGGAGGCGGCGGCACGCGCGCGTGCGGTGCTGCGGGCCTACGCGGACGCCGACGACGAGGAGGACGACGGGACGGCGGAGGGCCGGCGGGCCGAGGCGGAGCAGTTGTTGCAGGTGGCGCTGGAGCAGCCGGACGAGTCGGGCGCGTAG